The Yersinia entomophaga nucleotide sequence TTATTGCTGCCATTCCTTTGATAGTCCCCGTGGATGTACCCACCATTAGTCAACAATACCGGCACTTCGGCTAATTTATTTTCTTTGGCAGCAATTAAGGTTAATAACGTTAAAGCAATAGGATCATCGATGCGGACATAGCGATGTTGTGCAGACTCAACAAATAATCCCCGATGGTAGTGCTGTTTAAATAATGTTTTCCCTACGCGCCAGGCGAGATTAAACAATTGTTGATCCTGGCAATGCTGCGCCAGCTCTATGAATGCTAAAAGTAAATAAGGGGAGGCTGCCGGTGGCTCAATCGCTAATAGGGTAGTGTGAAAAGGTCTCTGTTTTAATTCGACCAAATTTAAGCGTTTCAAAATAACGCTGATTAGGTCGAACAACTCATCGTCGTTGCTTAAACGCCAGGCGCGTACCAGTGGCAATAAATAATCAGGATTTAAAGGACAGGGTTTGATTTCGCAGCCTTTTGAACCGTAATAACCGTCTCTGGGAAGAATATAGCCAGTCATATCCTGACCGTCGATCCACAAGGGGCGCAGAGTATTACTTTTTAGATCATAGGCAAAGCGATAGTAATTTTTGAGTCCTTCAATGACCCATTTTTCCATTTCTGCGTCGGGATGTTGACGCAGAATATCCAACATTGCCAGTGGGTTATCCACTAGTAGCGGGCGCATATCGCGGAATAATACATTGGCTTCTCGCGCTAGATAGCCAAATTCTGCGCCAAACTGACGCGCCGCCCGATCGCCATACCAAGACTGAGTTTGGTTATCATCTGCGGGGATCGGCTGGCGTTGCAACGGTGAGCTGAATTGATAGGCAGGTAAAC carries:
- a CDS encoding pectate lyase, which gives rise to MHFAGDIKGSEADIKQWLTAIRQHADSVQTLGQSQIHPTPLLADGFDVVTHQPVCWQFADGRRVPISNFASQQNWLRTLTALSQVTHDPQYRQRAEIQTRYFLQHGVHTASGLFAWGGHHFFHLDTLSSEGPASKSLVHELKHHLPYYDFLAEIDRESTLNFIQGFWHAHVDDWKTLDLGRHGEYSKIRDPQVFAHPRHDVVDPALWPQLPETKGLTFVNAGTDLIYAAFKYAAFTGDDQAAAWGKHLYRQYVLARHPETGLPAYQFSSPLQRQPIPADDNQTQSWYGDRAARQFGAEFGYLAREANVLFRDMRPLLVDNPLAMLDILRQHPDAEMEKWVIEGLKNYYRFAYDLKSNTLRPLWIDGQDMTGYILPRDGYYGSKGCEIKPCPLNPDYLLPLVRAWRLSNDDELFDLISVILKRLNLVELKQRPFHTTLLAIEPPAASPYLLLAFIELAQHCQDQQLFNLAWRVGKTLFKQHYHRGLFVESAQHRYVRIDDPIALTLLTLIAAKENKLAEVPVLLTNGGYIHGDYQRNGSNNVIYDIDFIYPTLLSQTI